One Polaribacter sp. SA4-12 genomic window carries:
- a CDS encoding ABC transporter permease produces the protein MNKEKWLFEITPKNNLFDLNLKEVWQYRDLLMLFVKRDVVTVYKQTILGPLWYLIQPLFTSVIFTLIFNNVANISTGSVPPFLFNLAGITIWNYFKSCFSATSNTFNANAGIFGKVYFPRIIVPISIVISNLVRFGIQLFIFSVFYCYYYYYKDADISLNRYTILFPVMVLIMGMLGLGLGMIISSMVTKYRDLKILVEFGLQLLMYISAVMYPVTYFAEKLPEYVWIIKYNPLAVVIETVRNLLLNTGAFNSTMFFYTLVITVITMFFGIVIFNKAEKSFIDTV, from the coding sequence ATGAACAAAGAAAAGTGGCTTTTTGAAATAACGCCTAAAAATAATTTATTTGACTTAAATTTAAAAGAGGTTTGGCAATATAGAGATTTGTTGATGCTTTTTGTGAAACGAGATGTAGTAACTGTATATAAACAAACTATTCTTGGACCACTTTGGTATTTAATTCAGCCTTTATTTACCTCAGTAATTTTCACATTAATTTTTAATAATGTAGCTAATATTTCTACAGGAAGCGTGCCTCCGTTTTTATTCAATTTAGCTGGTATAACGATTTGGAATTATTTTAAATCTTGTTTTTCAGCAACTTCAAATACATTTAATGCAAATGCGGGTATTTTTGGTAAAGTGTATTTTCCGAGAATAATAGTTCCAATTTCAATTGTGATTTCTAATCTAGTTCGTTTTGGAATTCAGTTATTTATTTTTAGTGTTTTTTATTGTTATTATTATTATTATAAGGATGCTGATATTAGCTTAAATAGATATACAATTTTGTTTCCTGTAATGGTCTTAATAATGGGAATGTTAGGTTTAGGGTTAGGTATGATAATATCTTCAATGGTAACTAAATATAGAGATTTAAAAATATTAGTAGAATTTGGATTACAATTACTAATGTATATTTCAGCTGTAATGTATCCTGTGACATATTTTGCTGAAAAATTACCAGAGTATGTTTGGATCATTAAATATAATCCTTTAGCAGTTGTAATTGAAACTGTAAGGAATCTTTTATTAAATACAGGTGCATTCAATAGTACTATGTTTTTTTACACATTGGTAATAACAGTAATAACCATGTTTTTTGGAATTGTTATTTTTAATAAAGCAGAAAAAAGTTTTATAGATACAGTATAA
- the aroQ gene encoding type II 3-dehydroquinate dehydratase — MKLIIINGPNLNLLGKREPEIYGSKTFEEFFSELQLKFKDVELSYFQSNIEGEIIDKLHEVGFDYDGIILNAAAYTHTSVGIGDAVKGITTPVVELHISNVHAREEFRHHSFIAPAAKGVLFGFGLKGYELAIQSFL, encoded by the coding sequence ATGAAACTAATTATTATAAACGGGCCCAATTTAAATTTATTAGGAAAAAGAGAACCAGAAATTTACGGTTCTAAAACCTTTGAAGAGTTTTTTAGTGAACTTCAGCTTAAATTTAAGGATGTAGAATTATCTTATTTTCAATCTAACATAGAAGGTGAAATTATAGATAAATTACATGAAGTTGGTTTTGATTATGATGGAATTATTTTAAATGCAGCAGCTTATACTCATACTTCTGTAGGTATTGGAGATGCTGTAAAAGGAATAACTACTCCAGTAGTAGAATTACATATTTCAAATGTACATGCTCGTGAAGAGTTTAGGCATCACAGTTTTATTGCTCCAGCAGCAAAAGGTGTTTTATTTGGTTTTGGATTAAAAGGATATGAATTGGCAATTCAAAGTTTTCTTTAA
- a CDS encoding alpha-1,2-fucosyltransferase has translation MIKVDLWGRMGNQMFQYAFAVNTSKKFKTFFLIMPKEKFELIKFFKLDFLTRLCYNKFIFRFYRFIVAKVFLFQYILQNNEGSIELNNNKCYKGFFQSEGYFVNSKKVIQNKFKIKKEWKKKYREKYYSIFNESDKIIVMHIRRTDYVNFGGDHVGGKNLTLPMSYYDNCLSLINNLEEYKVVCISDDINFVKDYFKERVNYFFLKNEAIIDFQIILNAEIAIIANSSFSWWAAYLNNKKNKIIYAPKYWFGFKVNTEIPENIIPENFLTVETN, from the coding sequence ATGATAAAAGTTGATCTCTGGGGTAGAATGGGAAATCAAATGTTTCAATATGCATTCGCTGTAAACACCTCAAAAAAGTTTAAAACGTTTTTTTTAATAATGCCCAAAGAAAAGTTTGAATTAATTAAATTTTTTAAATTAGATTTTTTAACTAGATTATGTTATAATAAATTCATTTTTAGGTTTTATCGTTTTATTGTTGCTAAAGTATTTCTATTTCAATATATCCTTCAAAATAATGAAGGAAGTATAGAGTTGAATAATAATAAATGTTATAAAGGTTTTTTTCAATCTGAAGGTTACTTTGTGAACTCGAAAAAAGTAATTCAAAATAAATTCAAAATAAAAAAAGAATGGAAAAAAAAATATAGAGAAAAATATTATTCAATTTTTAATGAATCAGATAAAATTATTGTAATGCATATTAGAAGAACCGATTATGTTAATTTTGGAGGTGATCATGTTGGTGGGAAAAACTTAACACTTCCAATGTCTTATTATGATAATTGTTTAAGTTTAATAAATAATTTAGAAGAATACAAAGTAGTTTGTATTAGTGACGATATTAATTTTGTTAAAGATTATTTTAAAGAAAGAGTAAACTATTTTTTTTTAAAAAATGAAGCAATAATTGATTTTCAAATAATTTTGAATGCAGAAATAGCTATAATTGCAAACAGTTCGTTTTCTTGGTGGGCTGCTTATTTAAATAATAAAAAAAATAAAATAATTTATGCTCCAAAATATTGGTTCGGGTTTAAAGTAAATACTGAGATACCAGAAAATATAATACCCGAAAATTTTTTAACAGTAGAAACCAACTAA
- the asnB gene encoding asparagine synthase (glutamine-hydrolyzing) has translation MCGINAFFSYQKINNSIISRLKSCNADMIYRGPNEQDVWYNNKMALGQVRLSIIGVDNGHQPLFNEDKSLVLVCNGEIYNYKELKSDLIGKGHHFSSETDSEVILHLYEEYPENFNDKLEGMFAYCLYDINKEKLIVGRDIAGKKPLYYAKTDEGIIFSSEVKVIKKYFLKNPSLNLEVLRQTQKFSYSISPNTTYVNDILKLPYASYATISVDKGYNIDVKRYFKRNINPTFGGSYEEACLEIKRLLYKAVEKRLQSEVPVGILLSAGIDSSAIAAITKEFKEDVSVLSAGYKGNHEVDERREAKKFSNLKGFKWNEIELDENNFNGKFTKIMSILDEPNGDVAMFAQWEIYKKAKELGFTVLLSGNGGDELFYGYKSHNDFALGLDWTNTQKNKMPLRSKKVISKHYIYQIFKLLVSKIDNPLNKINIRNDYPLFDELEKSAFEQSLPLDRNDWHRVDYKDYIDKVYYYLNYAWLTNNCYFLADKLAMANSIEVRSPFADIELIKFVDTLPLEYKFRNQQPKQILKDSLKGVLPVYVLNREKSGFTPPTSFINNIVSNYKSSYFNEHPRTYAQLVTDYFAKTI, from the coding sequence ATGTGTGGAATTAATGCCTTTTTTTCATATCAAAAAATAAACAATTCTATAATTAGTAGATTAAAATCTTGTAATGCAGATATGATTTATCGAGGGCCAAATGAACAAGATGTTTGGTACAATAATAAAATGGCCTTGGGTCAAGTAAGACTATCTATTATTGGCGTTGATAATGGACATCAGCCATTATTTAATGAAGATAAAAGTTTAGTCCTTGTATGTAATGGTGAAATATATAATTACAAAGAATTAAAGTCTGATTTAATTGGAAAAGGACACCACTTTTCATCTGAAACAGATTCTGAGGTTATTTTACATTTATATGAAGAGTATCCAGAGAATTTTAATGATAAACTTGAAGGAATGTTTGCTTATTGTTTATATGATATAAATAAAGAGAAACTAATTGTAGGTAGAGATATTGCTGGAAAAAAACCGCTTTATTATGCAAAAACAGATGAGGGTATTATTTTTTCATCGGAAGTTAAAGTTATAAAAAAATATTTCTTAAAAAATCCGTCATTAAATTTAGAAGTTTTAAGACAAACCCAAAAATTTTCTTATTCTATATCTCCAAATACAACTTATGTTAATGATATTTTAAAATTACCTTATGCGAGTTATGCTACAATTTCAGTTGACAAAGGTTATAATATTGATGTAAAAAGGTATTTTAAACGAAATATCAATCCAACTTTTGGGGGTAGTTATGAAGAGGCTTGTTTAGAAATAAAAAGATTATTATATAAAGCTGTTGAAAAAAGGTTGCAAAGTGAAGTTCCTGTGGGAATTTTATTAAGTGCAGGGATTGATTCTTCAGCAATTGCAGCTATTACTAAAGAATTTAAAGAAGATGTTAGTGTACTTTCGGCAGGATATAAAGGGAATCATGAGGTAGATGAAAGAAGAGAAGCAAAAAAATTTAGTAATTTAAAAGGTTTTAAATGGAATGAAATTGAATTAGACGAAAATAATTTTAATGGTAAATTCACTAAAATTATGTCTATACTAGATGAGCCAAATGGTGATGTTGCAATGTTTGCTCAATGGGAAATATATAAAAAAGCAAAAGAGTTAGGATTTACAGTTTTACTAAGTGGTAATGGAGGAGATGAATTGTTTTACGGATATAAATCACACAATGATTTTGCTTTAGGTTTGGATTGGACTAACACTCAAAAAAACAAAATGCCTTTGCGGAGTAAAAAGGTAATATCAAAACATTATATATACCAAATATTTAAGTTGTTGGTTTCAAAAATTGACAACCCGTTAAATAAAATTAATATTAGAAATGATTACCCATTATTTGATGAATTAGAAAAAAGCGCTTTTGAACAAAGTTTACCTTTAGATAGAAATGATTGGCATAGGGTAGATTATAAGGATTATATTGATAAAGTTTATTATTATTTAAATTACGCTTGGTTAACAAATAACTGTTATTTTTTAGCAGATAAATTAGCTATGGCAAATTCAATTGAAGTTAGAAGTCCCTTTGCTGATATTGAATTAATTAAATTTGTAGATACATTGCCTTTAGAATATAAGTTTAGAAATCAACAACCAAAGCAAATTTTAAAAGATAGTTTAAAAGGTGTTTTACCTGTTTATGTACTTAATAGAGAAAAATCGGGATTTACACCTCCAACATCATTTATTAATAATATTGTATCTAATTATAAAAGCAGTTATTTTAATGAACACCCTAGAACTTATGCTCAATTAGTAACTGATTATTTTGCAAAAACTATTTAA
- a CDS encoding porin family protein produces MKKVLFIAVVALLGLGNLNAQDAKFGAVAGYHNLSQKLSAEGNSISVDINGFYVGVSGEFTLSETLNLQTELQYASASQDGVSIDLIVLPILAKYYVSDEFSLQAGPQLDFIVSDSEDANVFGLGLAIGAGYDISENFYISSRYAFGLTNRLEDAPSGVSIKMNTFQAGLGYRF; encoded by the coding sequence ATGAAAAAAGTATTATTTATTGCTGTAGTGGCATTATTAGGATTAGGAAATTTGAATGCACAAGATGCTAAGTTTGGAGCTGTTGCAGGTTATCACAATTTAAGCCAAAAATTAAGTGCGGAAGGAAATTCAATATCTGTTGATATCAATGGTTTTTATGTTGGTGTTTCAGGAGAGTTTACACTTTCTGAAACTTTAAACTTGCAAACTGAATTACAATATGCAAGTGCATCTCAAGATGGTGTATCTATTGATTTAATAGTTTTACCAATATTGGCAAAGTATTATGTCTCGGATGAATTTAGTTTACAAGCAGGACCTCAATTAGATTTTATAGTATCGGATTCTGAAGACGCTAATGTTTTTGGTTTAGGTTTAGCGATTGGAGCAGGATATGATATTAGTGAGAATTTTTATATTAGTTCAAGGTATGCATTTGGTTTAACAAATAGATTAGAAGATGCTCCTTCTGGAGTTTCAATAAAAATGAACACTTTTCAAGCAGGATTAGGATATAGATTCTAA
- the xerD gene encoding site-specific tyrosine recombinase XerD — protein sequence MKWQNAIRDFQLFLKIERGLSQNTIDSYTRDLEKLILYLEDHKVIYSPTTIDEDTVQQFIYDVAKKVNPRSQARIISGLRSFFDYLIFEDYRTTNPTDLIEAPKIGRKLPDTLSEDEINELISSIDLSHPQGERNRTILETMYSCGLRVSELITLKISDLFFDEGFIRVIGKGNKQRFVPIHYNAQKYISSYIKDIRVHLTPQKGFEDTVFLNRRGKGLTRQMIFIILKDLAIKIELTKKISPHTLRHSFATHLLKNGADLRAIQQMLGHESITTTEVYVHLDKSYLKEIVETFHPRK from the coding sequence ATGAAATGGCAAAATGCAATTAGAGATTTTCAATTATTTTTAAAAATAGAAAGAGGTTTATCTCAGAACACAATTGATAGTTATACTAGAGACTTAGAAAAACTTATACTTTATCTTGAGGATCATAAAGTCATCTATTCCCCTACTACAATTGATGAAGATACTGTGCAACAATTTATTTATGATGTTGCTAAAAAAGTCAATCCTAGAAGTCAGGCTAGAATAATTTCTGGTTTAAGAAGTTTTTTTGATTACTTAATTTTTGAAGATTATAGAACAACTAATCCAACTGACTTAATTGAAGCTCCAAAAATTGGAAGAAAATTACCAGATACATTGTCTGAAGATGAAATTAACGAGCTTATCTCATCTATAGATTTAAGTCATCCACAAGGAGAAAGAAACAGAACAATTTTAGAAACTATGTATAGTTGTGGTTTGCGTGTTAGTGAACTCATTACCTTAAAAATTTCTGATTTATTTTTTGATGAAGGTTTTATACGTGTTATTGGAAAAGGAAATAAACAACGTTTTGTACCAATTCATTACAATGCACAGAAATATATTTCAAGCTACATAAAAGACATTAGAGTTCACTTAACTCCACAAAAAGGTTTTGAAGACACTGTTTTTTTAAATAGACGCGGAAAAGGATTAACGAGACAAATGATTTTTATAATCCTTAAAGATTTAGCAATTAAAATAGAGCTGACTAAAAAAATAAGTCCACATACATTAAGACACTCTTTTGCAACACACTTATTAAAAAATGGTGCTGATTTAAGAGCAATTCAACAAATGCTAGGACATGAGAGTATAACAACTACAGAAGTTTATGTTCATCTAGATAAAAGCTATTTAAAGGAGATTGTAGAAACCTTTCATCCTAGAAAATAA
- a CDS encoding ABC transporter ATP-binding protein, with protein MSEVILKVENVSKQYRLGLVGTGTIKDDLKRWWYQLKGKEDPFLKIGDANDRSTKGESDYVWALKNIDFEVNKGEVLGVIGKNGAGKSTLLKILSKITSPTTGSIKFNGRIASLLEVGTGFHPELTGKENVYLNGAILGMTKAEISDKYDEIIEFSGCERYIDTPVKRYSSGMTVRLAFAVAAFLEPDILIIDEVLAVGDAEFQKKAIGKMQDISKGEGRTVLFVSHNMTAVKNLCTRCINLENGIVTFDGDVKEAVDKYLTVEKKIFEIDLKNRVDRKGTGKVKFKSVEFLNKKNEKLDHISSGIPLNIKCVFDNYLSEDKVYKARFDVNIYNENEVFLTQLTTFSDKKECIINSKNEFFTILIPKLNLLQGKYILSIYCKINEDEADWIENAVCFDVQSGDYFNSGRVMPKGFGIFATDHKVNIT; from the coding sequence ATGAGCGAAGTCATATTAAAAGTAGAAAATGTAAGTAAACAATACCGATTAGGGTTAGTTGGAACTGGGACTATTAAAGACGATTTAAAACGTTGGTGGTATCAATTAAAAGGAAAAGAAGATCCTTTTTTAAAGATAGGAGATGCAAATGACAGAAGTACAAAAGGTGAATCAGATTATGTTTGGGCTTTAAAAAACATTGATTTTGAAGTAAATAAAGGAGAAGTTTTAGGTGTAATTGGTAAAAATGGTGCAGGAAAATCTACTTTATTAAAAATTTTATCAAAAATAACCTCTCCAACAACTGGGAGTATAAAATTTAATGGAAGAATAGCATCTTTATTAGAAGTAGGAACAGGTTTTCATCCAGAACTTACAGGAAAAGAAAATGTTTATTTAAATGGAGCTATTCTAGGAATGACGAAGGCTGAGATTAGCGATAAATATGATGAAATTATTGAGTTTTCTGGTTGTGAGCGATATATTGATACACCTGTAAAAAGATATTCGAGTGGTATGACAGTTCGTTTAGCGTTTGCTGTGGCAGCTTTTTTAGAACCAGATATTTTAATAATCGATGAAGTATTAGCAGTTGGTGACGCTGAATTCCAAAAGAAAGCAATTGGTAAAATGCAAGATATATCTAAAGGCGAAGGAAGAACAGTTTTGTTTGTGAGCCATAATATGACAGCTGTAAAGAACCTTTGTACTAGATGCATTAATTTAGAAAATGGAATTGTAACTTTTGATGGAGATGTGAAAGAAGCTGTAGACAAGTATTTAACCGTTGAAAAGAAAATATTTGAAATAGATTTAAAAAATAGGGTTGATAGAAAAGGGACAGGAAAAGTAAAATTTAAAAGCGTGGAGTTTTTAAATAAGAAAAATGAAAAACTGGACCATATTTCATCAGGTATACCTTTAAATATAAAATGTGTTTTTGACAATTATTTATCAGAGGATAAAGTTTATAAAGCAAGATTTGATGTAAATATTTATAATGAAAACGAAGTTTTTTTAACTCAATTAACTACTTTTTCAGATAAAAAGGAATGTATTATAAATTCAAAAAATGAATTCTTTACAATTTTAATACCTAAGCTTAATTTATTACAGGGTAAATATATTTTGTCAATTTATTGTAAAATAAATGAAGATGAAGCTGATTGGATTGAAAATGCAGTTTGTTTTGATGTGCAATCAGGAGATTATTTTAATTCAGGAAGAGTAATGCCTAAAGGATTTGGAATATTTGCAACTGATCATAAAGTAAACATTACATAA
- a CDS encoding class I SAM-dependent methyltransferase, which translates to MKVLSPLTSKESLLIETINVDKLKIDYFESLEIDVSDFFEEIEKLYVFKCQQTGYMFYYPFNISGDSNFYKKLQKFDWYYMPWKWENEMTLKNLDGNEKILEVGSGGLGFIEKLKNKGFDITGLELNEESVRKGQEIGLEVLNQTVQDHANANKGKYDLVCSYQVLEHISDVYTFIKAQVDCLKTGGKLIICVPNNDSFIKLTNGGLLNCPPHHMGLWNKKSLSKISSIFGLKVDEVLYEPLQDYHLNWYIDSTKRERIFKNKYSRYLFKKLKMDNLYLKLITKFKNKIKGHSIMVVYSKL; encoded by the coding sequence ATGAAAGTTTTATCACCATTAACAAGTAAAGAGTCTTTATTAATAGAAACTATCAATGTTGATAAATTAAAAATTGATTACTTTGAAAGTTTAGAAATTGATGTTTCTGATTTTTTTGAAGAAATTGAAAAACTGTATGTTTTTAAATGTCAACAGACGGGATATATGTTTTATTATCCTTTTAATATATCAGGTGATAGTAATTTTTACAAGAAATTACAAAAATTTGATTGGTACTATATGCCTTGGAAATGGGAAAATGAAATGACGTTAAAGAATTTAGATGGAAATGAAAAAATTCTTGAAGTTGGTAGTGGTGGCCTAGGTTTTATTGAGAAATTGAAAAATAAAGGTTTTGATATTACAGGTCTTGAATTGAATGAAGAAAGTGTAAGAAAAGGTCAGGAAATAGGATTGGAAGTTTTGAATCAAACAGTTCAAGATCATGCTAATGCTAATAAAGGTAAATATGATCTAGTGTGTTCTTATCAAGTTTTAGAGCATATTTCAGATGTTTACACCTTTATAAAAGCTCAAGTAGATTGTTTAAAGACTGGAGGGAAACTAATTATTTGTGTACCAAACAATGATTCTTTTATAAAATTGACTAATGGGGGTTTATTAAATTGTCCTCCTCATCATATGGGGTTATGGAATAAAAAATCATTGTCAAAAATATCTTCTATTTTTGGGTTAAAAGTTGATGAAGTTTTATATGAACCTTTGCAGGATTATCATTTAAATTGGTATATAGATTCTACAAAAAGAGAAAGAATCTTTAAAAATAAATATTCTCGATATTTATTTAAGAAATTAAAAATGGATAATCTTTATTTAAAATTAATTACAAAATTTAAAAATAAAATTAAGGGTCACTCAATAATGGTTGTATATTCTAAATTATAA
- the ftcD gene encoding glutamate formimidoyltransferase, whose amino-acid sequence MNKQLIECVPNISEGRDLQKINAIANIVKTVEGVKLLDIDPGKATNRTVITFVGEPENVIKAAFLLIKKASELIDMSKQTGEHPRFGATDVCPLVPIANISMEETAKYAHQLGKRVGEELGISGYFYENAATSDDRKNLATVRSGEYEGLKEKLSNPNFKPDFGPTEFNQQIVSSGVTAISARDFLIAYNVNLNSTSTRRANAVAFDIRENGRAKLVDGKKVLDKNGEPERIPGKLKAVKGIGWFIDEYGIAQISYNLTNITITSMHEAFYETDLAATKRGLRVTGSELVGLVPLQAMLDAADFYLIKQQRSLGISDNEKIKIAIKSLGLDDLKPFNPQERIIEYVMNSDSEKKLIDFTVKDFAEETASESMAPGGGSIAAYVGALGVSLGTMVANLSAHKAGWDSKWEYFSNWAEKGQKYKNDLLFLVDEDTNAFNKIIDGFRMPKSNNEEIEARKLAIENATKYATEIPFKVMETAYNSIEVMLEMMKNGLQNSLSDGGVGVLCAKTAVTGAYFNVRINAKDIKDKEFAKDILAKSEDIYQKTIVLENEMMEIINSKI is encoded by the coding sequence ATGAACAAGCAACTTATAGAATGTGTTCCAAACATTAGTGAAGGAAGAGATTTACAGAAAATAAATGCAATTGCAAATATTGTAAAGACTGTTGAAGGTGTAAAATTATTAGATATCGACCCCGGTAAAGCGACTAACAGAACTGTAATTACATTTGTTGGTGAGCCAGAAAATGTAATTAAAGCCGCTTTTTTATTGATAAAAAAAGCTTCAGAATTAATTGATATGAGTAAACAAACCGGTGAACATCCTCGTTTTGGAGCAACAGATGTTTGTCCTCTTGTGCCAATTGCAAATATTTCTATGGAAGAAACTGCAAAATACGCACATCAATTAGGAAAAAGAGTTGGAGAAGAATTAGGCATTTCTGGTTATTTCTATGAAAACGCAGCAACTTCTGATGATAGAAAAAACCTAGCAACAGTTCGTTCTGGAGAATATGAGGGATTGAAAGAAAAGCTATCAAACCCAAATTTTAAACCAGACTTTGGTCCAACAGAATTTAACCAACAAATAGTTTCTTCTGGTGTTACTGCAATTTCTGCTCGTGATTTCTTAATTGCATATAACGTAAATTTAAATTCAACTTCTACACGACGCGCAAATGCAGTTGCTTTTGATATTCGTGAAAACGGAAGAGCAAAATTAGTTGATGGAAAAAAAGTACTCGATAAAAATGGAGAACCAGAAAGAATTCCTGGAAAATTAAAAGCGGTAAAAGGAATTGGGTGGTTTATAGACGAATATGGAATTGCACAAATTTCATACAACCTAACAAACATTACCATAACTTCTATGCACGAAGCTTTTTATGAAACTGATTTGGCAGCTACAAAACGTGGTTTAAGAGTTACAGGTTCAGAATTAGTTGGTTTAGTTCCGTTACAAGCAATGTTAGATGCAGCAGATTTTTATCTAATAAAGCAACAACGTTCTTTAGGAATTAGTGATAACGAGAAGATAAAAATCGCAATTAAATCGCTTGGTTTAGATGATTTAAAGCCATTTAATCCGCAAGAAAGAATCATAGAATATGTGATGAATTCCGATTCAGAAAAAAAGCTAATCGACTTTACTGTTAAAGATTTTGCAGAAGAAACTGCATCAGAATCTATGGCTCCTGGAGGTGGAAGTATTGCTGCTTACGTTGGTGCTTTGGGCGTTTCTCTAGGTACAATGGTTGCAAATCTTTCTGCACATAAAGCGGGTTGGGACTCTAAATGGGAATATTTTTCTAACTGGGCAGAAAAAGGTCAAAAATATAAAAATGACTTATTGTTTTTAGTTGATGAAGATACCAATGCTTTTAATAAAATTATTGATGGTTTTAGAATGCCAAAATCTAATAACGAAGAAATTGAAGCTAGAAAATTAGCAATTGAAAACGCTACCAAATACGCAACAGAAATTCCTTTTAAAGTGATGGAAACTGCTTATAATTCTATTGAAGTAATGTTAGAAATGATGAAAAACGGATTGCAAAATTCGCTTTCAGATGGTGGAGTTGGTGTTTTATGTGCAAAAACTGCGGTAACTGGTGCATATTTTAATGTACGTATCAACGCAAAAGATATTAAAGACAAAGAATTTGCGAAAGACATTTTAGCAAAGTCAGAAGATATTTATCAAAAAACAATCGTTTTAGAAAATGAAATGATGGAAATTATTAATTCTAAAATTTAA
- a CDS encoding GNAT family N-acetyltransferase codes for MDKENLEIIAYQPEFAADFYNLNVEWLEKYFYVETYDKKVLSNPQKYVIDPGGFIFFAKYNNEIVGVVSLINQKTFFELSKMAVSPKYQGLKIGQKLMYYCLEFARNQEWKSITLYSHRKLVPAINLYKKIGFKEVVLEENSRYERSDIKMLLEL; via the coding sequence ATGGATAAAGAAAATTTAGAAATTATAGCATATCAACCAGAATTTGCAGCTGACTTTTACAACCTAAATGTTGAATGGTTAGAAAAATATTTTTATGTAGAAACTTATGATAAAAAGGTTTTAAGTAATCCACAGAAATATGTTATTGATCCCGGTGGTTTTATCTTTTTCGCAAAATATAACAATGAAATTGTTGGAGTTGTATCACTCATCAACCAAAAAACATTTTTTGAATTGAGTAAAATGGCAGTTTCGCCTAAATATCAAGGGTTAAAAATTGGTCAGAAATTAATGTATTACTGTCTCGAGTTTGCAAGAAATCAAGAATGGAAAAGCATCACATTATATTCTCACAGAAAACTAGTCCCTGCTATTAACTTATATAAAAAAATAGGATTTAAAGAAGTTGTTTTAGAGGAAAACTCACGTTATGAGCGATCAGATATTAAAATGTTGTTAGAGTTATAA